A single Notoacmeibacter ruber DNA region contains:
- a CDS encoding HIT family protein, whose translation MSETEAAYDENNIFAKILRGEIPSNKIYEDDQCIAIMDVMPSADGHCLVLPKKPSRNLLDADPATLSHLIKVTQTVAKAAKKAFDADGLRISQFNEVAAGQTVMHLHIHIIPMKEGVSLRRHAGEMADPELLKTHAEKIKSQL comes from the coding sequence ATGTCCGAAACTGAAGCCGCCTACGATGAAAACAATATCTTCGCAAAGATTCTCCGCGGCGAAATCCCGTCGAACAAGATCTATGAGGACGATCAGTGCATCGCGATCATGGACGTTATGCCGAGCGCAGACGGCCACTGCCTCGTCCTGCCGAAAAAGCCTTCGCGCAATCTGCTGGACGCCGATCCGGCCACGCTGAGCCACCTCATCAAGGTAACGCAGACAGTCGCCAAAGCCGCGAAGAAGGCTTTCGATGCCGATGGCCTACGCATTTCACAGTTCAACGAGGTCGCAGCCGGGCAAACGGTGATGCATCTCCATATCCACATCATTCCGATGAAAGAGGGGGTTTCCTTGCGTCGCCACGCCGGCGAGATGGCCGATCCCGAACTCCTGAAAACGCACGCCGAAAAAATTAAGAGCCAGCTTTAA